Proteins found in one Arthrobacter pascens genomic segment:
- a CDS encoding glutamate ABC transporter substrate-binding protein, whose protein sequence is MKAFLTRRKSLLVAASAALALSLSACGGGTPGTSDPTVAEKPTFAAGSTMEKLSTAGAIKIGTKYDQPLFGQVGLDGKPIGFDVEIGKLIAAKLGISADKIEWSETVSANREPFIEQGRVDIVIATYTINDRRKEVVSFAGPYYEAGQALMVNKDDTSITKPEDVRGKKVCSVTGSTPAATIVEKYGAILAPAATYSQCLEPLRNKQVEAVTTDNVILAGFVDKEPDAFKLASDETFTKEPYGIGLKKDDTEFRNWINDQLEEFAKDGSYKKAWEATAGTVIKTAPELPALNRY, encoded by the coding sequence ATGAAGGCATTTTTGACCCGGAGGAAATCCCTCCTGGTAGCAGCATCCGCAGCCCTGGCACTGTCACTGAGCGCATGCGGCGGCGGCACCCCCGGCACCAGCGACCCCACCGTGGCCGAGAAGCCGACGTTCGCAGCAGGCAGCACCATGGAGAAGCTTTCCACCGCCGGAGCCATCAAGATCGGCACCAAGTACGACCAGCCACTGTTCGGCCAGGTGGGCCTGGACGGCAAACCGATTGGTTTTGACGTCGAGATCGGCAAACTGATTGCCGCCAAGCTCGGAATTTCCGCCGACAAGATCGAATGGTCCGAGACAGTTTCAGCCAACCGCGAACCCTTCATCGAGCAGGGCCGGGTGGACATCGTCATCGCCACGTACACCATCAATGACAGGCGCAAGGAAGTTGTCAGCTTCGCAGGCCCTTACTACGAGGCCGGCCAGGCGCTGATGGTCAACAAGGACGACACCTCCATCACGAAGCCTGAAGACGTCAGGGGCAAGAAGGTTTGCTCCGTGACGGGATCCACCCCGGCAGCCACCATCGTGGAGAAGTACGGAGCAATTCTCGCCCCGGCCGCGACCTACTCGCAGTGCCTTGAGCCGCTCCGCAACAAGCAGGTTGAAGCCGTCACTACGGACAACGTGATCCTCGCCGGGTTTGTCGACAAGGAGCCGGACGCCTTCAAGCTCGCCTCCGATGAGACCTTCACCAAGGAGCCCTATGGCATTGGCCTGAAGAAGGACGACACCGAGTTCCGCAACTGGATCAACGACCAGCTCGAAGAGTTCGCCAAGGACGGGTCTTACAAGAAGGCCTGGGAAGCCACCGCCGGCACTGTCATCAAGACTGCACCGGAACTCCCTGCCCTCAACCGTTACTAA